The DNA window GTgctcaaagtccattacgtgacctttctcacaagtgcaaacacgactatgatacgatattccatcatggaatgccagtgcctatcttccggcttcatcatcagaccgtgaaacctaatcgtggtcaaagttcattacaagacttttctaacaaatccaaacacagctatgatacgatgttccatcatgaagttcgagttcatatcttccgactccatcatcagatcagttcgacagtaccatattattgtattgtcatcagaactacatacagctgccaattttcatgacgctataTTTTCatgatccttggaagatggttaaattagttaccttagattccattacatagttacatacaggtcgacctaataaaagcgtgttaaaaaaaaggtgtttttttttaggaaacgCTTAATAACTTTCTTCATATTAGTCAAAGAAAAATTAGAATTTATTGAGATTAATTCTTAAGGATAATTCCATATTCAAATTGTTTCCTGTTtggatttattaaattaattacatttaacGGATATCGTTATTATGTAAGATATCgtgaaaatttgtatttgtgtaaagATATGTAAAACAGATGAAACTGTactgatatttaataaaaaatattttgaataaaaccAATTGGTGATTTGATTTAGCACACACAATAATATAGACCTgtaatttacaactaatattacaagcaggagttgaaaatagagttccggttaatctgTTATAACACTAGCTGATAATCGTTGAAAATttgacttttcgttcgtcgcgacatctattatcAAGTAGGAGTACTGAGCTACAATAGAattcgcggcaaacaaaaagtgtaatgctcaacgatttaaCGCTAATATTGtaactagagtaaccggaactcagTTAACTTCTACGCTTACTTTGCTTATCAGCTGAAAAgcttagactttttgtttgccgcgacatctactgtcgagtagcagtactgagagttccgctacttgacgctagatgtagactacgaaaataatagtatttttagtaacaaaaccgttatacggagtgagcactcttggtcttcttaattctctttggtgcTTTCACCATAGACTAGATagactaaataattaatacttattagGGCCCTATTACTTAAGAGAGGCCAGCGCGCAACGGTTTCGCTGCGTACTAatggcttgtgcacaaatcacgcgaagTTAAATAAAGAAGCAGTATTAGTAGAAGCACAGACTCCTGAAATGATATTTCATGACCCCACATTGGGGCCACCCAGTCAGGGAACGTATTAAGTTtctattgtcattttttatcaACGATTGACATCgtccctccccccccccccccttcgcTGCAGAAAAGAAGGAGAGTGcgaataacataaaaaatcgCAATGTGACGAcacctttatttaaaaactttgtGAGTCAATTACATAAACAATGGTTCTTTTTTTagctaaaaatattcatttatgaCTTGGCTTTAGAGCTCCTTCTCAATAGCCCTGTATATGATGGCGGCTTTTTTCGCCAGGTCGCGGGTAATCTTCTTCACCTTGGGCGATCTGAGGAAGTTCTCCAAAGTTTGTAGAATAGATTCAGACCGCAGTTCCAGGGACAGGGGCTTCTTGTCGCCTGAACCAATGAATACAGTGTGTGTCAACCAAGGAATGAACAAACAATTCAAGACCaggagtgctcactccatacaacggatTTGTTACCAAAATTACTATTATTTTcctagtctacatctagcgtcaagtagcggaactctcagtactgctactcgataatagatgtcgcggcaaacaaaaagtctaatgctcaacgagtttccgctaatattataactagagtaaccggaactctattttcaactcctacgcttactctggttataacattagttgaaaatcgttgagcattagactttgtttgccgcgacatccaTTGTCGTGAAGcggtactgagagttccgctacattgcgctagatgtagactacgaaaataatagtatttttggtaacaaaaccgttgtatggagtgactATGGTCTTCTGAATTCTCTTTGacagtataaaatataaaactagagttagaccaagctaagttggcagctgtgcaagtgttattttaaacgtcaaacttctataaaatcatgacgtttaaataacacataCCTACCTTCACTaccttgcacagtctgggctattaaaatcgctgccaacttggtcATACTACGGTCGTGATATGATACAGTGTAGtcttctcgagaacgttctccgtcTTGTATGGGGTTCTCGTGCGAGCACATTCCCCATAGTAAACGGAGAACGTtatcgagaacggcacaactatatgTAGTGGATAGACCTTTAGTGTTGGAGCGCGCGTGCTGCGACTGCACCAGGCCGCCGAAGGCGTCCGAGATAGCCTGTACTATTGCGTTTTTGGTGTCCGCGACACCGGTGTCCAGGCCAAATGCGAGCACTTTGTTGCCGTCCGGGctagaataataataagtaaattaaagtaaaaaacttaagtaaatccacctgttgtatgtagttgtgacgtgttcgaatagacatttgttttgtttgtgtgtatcttttaaacatgtattgtctactcgaacacgtcacaactacatacaacaggtggacttacttaagttttttacctataaattCTTACTTATGTCATAGAGTTACCAACTTTTTTCCCATTTCGTAACTAGTTGCCAAAAGTTACTACACAAGCATAGAGAAATGTGAGAAGTGCTCActctatacatcagttttggcgGCCGCCGCACTAGCGTAAGTGTTAAGCGGAAGTGGATGGAAGTTGCTTTGACAGTTTTAGTCAAAATAGTCACTCTTCAATAAACGAATAAGCGCTTTTTACTCTACTCTGAATGTGTGGGATGCTAcatgtacaatagggaaactacatggttaatataaaattatatctgaaaaatgaagtgacgaaatataattagcATGAAAAACTTACCCATCGTCGCTACGACGAAGATTCTTGGCCGAGTCACTCTCTGACTCCACTTTGTCACGCGTATTGTCGACGCGATGCTTACTGTCAAcagtgtatataataataaaagtaagtaggtacagtcagcgtcaaatactttgtagcagtcaaagtggccaaatagttcggtacaccatactaaatatatggtgtaccgaactatatggctactttggttgctacaaagtatttgacgctgactgtacctgcgTGTTAAGGTTAATGTGGCTAAGACCGTCTATCAGGTAATACCGTCTACAAGTTATTTCGTCGCAAGAGTTAGTCTTGCTATTATACTCCGCTTACAAACGGTCGGTTGAGCATAAAgagcgaagctcttcctttctgagCGACGTACACATAAATACCACGTACACGTATAAGTACCacgtatatatatttacaatacattgactatattaaaattatagaaGTGATTTATGTCGGATACATGGAAATGGAAATACTGAATTTACTAAAATGGTACTGACAGTGAGTATAACCAAGTTTCGTAAATAACTACGTACATGGTCCTTTGCCCATAACTGGGTTACGAAGTAAGAATATTATAATTTCCAGTTAcgtaagggcttgtgcacaaatcatgCGAGATTTTTTCGGCTATTTTGTGACACTGACACCCCaaccttggtgatatttggtgagatTCTGGGATACCCAGTACAGATTATGCGTGGTGATTTTCTAGTAGCAGTGTTGGGATTCAAACTgttttagatttgtaatgtctTTACTTATCAAACTTGCAAATCAACTTCATGCAGCCAAGCCTTCTACCGGTCTGTAGCTGACCATTAACCATAGGTAACTTACTCGTAACTTAAATtaggagatacgttataaggaatatctacTACTAAAAGAGGCttttttcagatatttgtgaacactaTGACCGCTCTGATGTATTTGTATTACAGAGACATATGAAAAGGAATCTATTGCACGGAAACGGACTTACCCCTCCTCTTCAGAGCGGTCCTGCGCACTCCTAGAGACGCGTTTGTTATCTCTTTCAACCATTTCAGTATCGTTGGTCGGCTGTATGACCGAGGCGTCTAACTGGGCCGCTACACCTGCAAACATAGGGTCAATGGCAACATTGACAAGACCGACATTTATGTGgacaaggtacatttagcgaggcccttctaacaaggtacccaactgtccggttccgatttgatttaaaCATTAcctactaaatcttctaactcctatagaaagtgatgctcaagcaacttgctagttaatggctggtttgagtatatgtttgaaagcagtaaaaaataatgagcgcttgttttgttatatcggctaaaactcattttttcctaccctaaaaaaaattttattgtacgactttgtcggcggctttattgatttatatatccatgacaaatttcagctttctagcactaaaaaccacggagcaaagcctcggacagacagacggacatggcgaaactataagggttcctagttgactacggaaccctaaaaatggcagcatatttaaaaaaaattgggtttgaagtagaaaatttgaatttcgcgcctgtttctactgacaaagtgggtgtgtatgagtattatttaaatattaacacaTTTTAAACCGAGTCGCCCTGTGATCCAATTCGCCTCGCtgacagtgccggattaagaaattttgatgccctaagcattctagatcttggtgccccctctgcctaggctcattcagattacattgacaacattgattttttttggtaaactaagtgacgttcatggtcgcattactgctgcaatttATGTTTTCAATCCATtgcttattttatcaaggaaattgacagtgctgcagcagtaacgttgcaacagtatgctggtgcagtcgccatcctaatatcacctttatcaaagcatgcgtgaactaaatgactgaaattacctatatctatgattatgtacttgcctttccggctaactatgtgattaaaacctgctttggttcACTTCACAAATAAACCCTAGAAGTAACATGACTAAAAGTAACCCGAAAGTTACATAAGGACTGAGGCCCAGAGAATTGTACATTCGTATGtgcgacagggagacaacacctcgaacgtggttcgcggttgaCCCTCAGTTGTTTCTACCGTGGCGGGCAATCGTGCGAAGCCGAAGGCTGTACTGCAGGATAGCAgtgcttggaattgaaccaatggtgGCAATAGGCAAAAAACGAATCCAACGGCCATGCCCATAAGGTTGAAGATCCGGAGTGCCCACTTGGCGCTTCCGAGCAAGACCTAAAGGCGGAGTTGCGAGAGAGCTGGGTTTTGTGACTGAAAAAATACCCAGTGTAAGCGAGGACTAAGGTCGAGCTACACGCAGGGttgaaaagagagcttttctgaGAAGCGCATTCATTTGAGGCCTAAGGTTGTGCTTCAGCAGGGCCGAGCTCTGGCAAGAATCTATGGCCAAGTGTCTTAAAAAACTAAGTCGAAAGCTGAGCTCTTCATAAGGCTTAAAGCGCGGTCCGATCGGCGCTTTTACGTATGAGGCCAAAGGCCACGCTGCAAGAAAGCAGAATTTggaattgacaaattgtgtgaatgaggccgaaggctgaggtcCTCACAAGGTTAGACGCCCGGAGAGTCTGATGGCGGgccgctataaaaaaaaaacaatggcgAATTGTACACAAGGCATAATGCTCAGCCGCGAGAGACGAAAGCCTGGATTTGGACACATGGCCAAATTTATGTGAGGCTTAAGGCtaacttttgcataaagtaaaaagccGAGTATGAATAAGACCGAACGAAATCGAGCCAATATGATCATGGCACTCCTGCTGCTCCGCatttggcctcgctcaaaagggcacttgattagagttagttgcagccgatgaaatagtcgtttcgaaccgaagatttcctttggcaggattggcccctaggagttaggacccaagggttgatttagttaagaagtggagccaccaagttttgtagtgtacatttttagaggagggggtgggctctcaactttatcttgttaaagtcaaagtcaaaatattctttattcaaataggcctagcaacaagcacttttaaatcggcaaattttacaaatatcatcttaatctaaatatcagagcaatttattgatgcagttattattgttctaaaaaaaacattgaactattatagatatggtaaacttaataataagaatttcacaaaaagatcgtcaaacatcaaaattgtataaaaatactagtctagaacctttctagaataaaatctaaatgtcaaaaaatacggtatatatatacattgaattatcaatttcggtatatatatacattgagttatctacatcagttaagctagtaggctatgtttggtatcgttttcgtataaatcgggaatgccgaactcatttacgagtatggtATAACATTGACACTATTCCGAAGTGGAAACatgtaaactttaaatttttttttaatattcctcttcacgcttcaaccgttgaaccaatttagttgaaatttggtatagagataattagtttatttagtcCCAAGAAAGGACAGGTaagttttaatctaaaaaaatcatcgctaaggatgtgtaaaggagggtggaagtttatgtggggaatcaataaccgctgcacctatttgaatgaaatttggtatgatctacattttagattttgtcgaaaatgataccaaacgtaacttagaatctaaacttaaacagttattgacctccgactgaccgacttcgccgaagctgaaacatattacatcttaggaaaacaaagattaattaTGGTAAAGGAAAACTTTGGTTCAAATAAAACcgtatgcttttggttttcgaccTTCGTGGGGCCCCAAACCTgcactttagcctttgattccgtcatcagtttttttataataaaactttgacaattagttcgcacgatagcggctctgcagcttggccgtgtgcaatacgtcgcaaaccaatctggtgtgcaagagctcgggcagcatgagtgacaaattccgatcctcgaaaatctgttaagacttcggtgcgaagccgaaggccgagttgcaagagagcgaaattcggacacgacataattataaattaagacaaaagtgtaAATCTACTATTAAATTCGACACTCCGAGAAGGCTGAAGAACAAGCTCCACGTAGGGTTGAAGACAAGTAGCTTTCTAAAACTGAGCTCTACGTTGGGTGTAAGGCCCTTTGGCCCAAAGGCTGACAGATTTGCAGAATActggaaatcaaaaatcaaccacgaaCCAATGGGTAAAGTATGAGGAAAAAAATCAGTATCGTCGTTGCGCTTCCCAAATCTGATTAGTGCGCGATTTTAATTATGTGTATTGTTGCTAGTTAACTATTTGTCAATCAAAAATCGAGCACATATCAGCTTTGGACAGCGCAA is part of the Cydia pomonella isolate Wapato2018A chromosome 27, ilCydPomo1, whole genome shotgun sequence genome and encodes:
- the LOC133532728 gene encoding uncharacterized protein LOC133532728, producing MKYCVILLFFGVAAQLDASVIQPTNDTEMVERDNKRVSRSAQDRSEEEGKHRVDNTRDKVESESDSAKNLRRSDDGPDGNKVLAFGLDTGVADTKNAIVQAISDAFGGLVQSQHARSNTKGDKKPLSLELRSESILQTLENFLRSPKVKKITRDLAKKAAIIYRAIEKEL